Proteins from a genomic interval of Desulfovibrio piger:
- a CDS encoding protein MobC has protein sequence MTITATQLKEIRQEFTRLKPAAVTLDGNRVMSVKEAIFALAPTLERMKKRGFDSQEIVERLHEKGIEVKPQTLTKYLTESRRHREEQKARKRDTPPPPSQHEQRDSFIVADMSDDEL, from the coding sequence ATGACCATCACCGCGACGCAGTTGAAGGAAATCAGACAGGAGTTTACCAGACTCAAGCCCGCCGCTGTCACGCTGGACGGGAACCGCGTCATGTCCGTGAAGGAGGCGATTTTCGCACTGGCCCCGACTCTGGAACGGATGAAAAAGCGCGGTTTTGATTCTCAAGAGATTGTCGAACGCCTGCACGAGAAAGGGATTGAGGTGAAACCCCAAACCTTGACCAAGTATCTGACCGAGTCCAGACGGCACCGGGAAGAGCAGAAAGCAAGGAAGAGAGACACGCCCCCGCCGCCTTCGCAACACGAACAACGCGACAGCTTCATTGTTGCTGATATGTCGGATGATGAACTGTAA
- the mobV gene encoding MobV family relaxase, translating into MSYLVLHMDKFKKDAIRGIQSHNRRERESHSNPDIDYSRSTGNYDLHESASDNYAQAIQNRIDDLLLVKAVRKDAVRMCGLIVTSDSTFFQKLSPEDTRRFFEESKAFLTDFVGAENVISAMVHMDEKTPHMHFLHVPVTPDGRLNANKIYTRQSLRKLQSELPAHLQSRGFAIERGVEQTPGSAKKHLDTREFKQQQEALEKLIQESEEASRNSRQLLSALEQHEEELKKRIEKYERQAVEAEKVLQEDSFLLKASLFNYPSVLEKASSIIERLKKALAVKHLVQEQKEILQWEVDTLRRKQTRLEAEYMTHRKQSHEEKEELETQLKKMKRLMAGYREFLLLPEIRPLHIEFVERKRAEQLQRRQEEERQRQEQEARDRERRQARSARGMRMR; encoded by the coding sequence ATGTCCTATCTCGTCTTACATATGGACAAATTCAAAAAAGATGCCATTCGCGGCATTCAATCGCACAATCGGCGCGAACGCGAAAGCCACAGTAATCCTGACATCGACTACAGCCGAAGTACAGGAAACTACGATCTTCATGAATCCGCCTCAGACAACTACGCACAAGCCATTCAGAATCGCATTGACGACCTTTTGCTGGTCAAGGCCGTGAGAAAGGACGCCGTGCGCATGTGCGGGCTTATCGTCACATCGGACAGCACATTTTTCCAGAAACTTTCCCCGGAGGACACCAGACGCTTCTTTGAAGAGAGCAAAGCCTTTCTCACGGATTTTGTGGGCGCGGAGAATGTCATTTCCGCAATGGTTCACATGGATGAAAAGACGCCGCACATGCACTTCCTGCATGTACCGGTGACGCCGGACGGACGTCTCAACGCCAACAAAATCTATACCCGGCAGAGTCTGCGAAAGCTGCAATCCGAGCTTCCCGCCCATCTGCAAAGCCGGGGTTTCGCCATTGAACGCGGCGTGGAGCAAACGCCCGGCTCCGCAAAAAAGCATCTGGATACCCGCGAGTTCAAGCAACAACAGGAGGCATTGGAGAAACTGATTCAGGAGTCCGAAGAGGCTTCCCGAAATTCACGGCAACTTCTCAGCGCATTGGAGCAGCATGAGGAAGAACTGAAAAAGCGCATTGAAAAGTATGAGCGACAGGCCGTGGAAGCGGAAAAGGTGCTTCAGGAAGATTCCTTTCTGCTGAAGGCATCTCTTTTCAATTATCCGTCCGTGCTGGAAAAAGCCTCCTCCATCATTGAAAGGCTGAAAAAGGCGCTTGCCGTCAAACATCTTGTCCAAGAACAGAAGGAAATCCTGCAATGGGAAGTGGATACGTTACGCAGAAAACAGACGCGACTTGAAGCGGAATACATGACCCACAGGAAACAAAGCCATGAGGAAAAAGAGGAGCTGGAGACGCAGTTGAAGAAAATGAAGAGGCTCATGGCGGGGTATCGGGAATTTCTGCTCCTGCCGGAAATCCGGCCCCTGCATATCGAGTTCGTGGAGCGCAAGCGGGCTGAACAGCTTCAGCGCCGTCAGGAAGAGGAAAGGCAGCGACAGGAGCAGGAAGCGCGGGACAGGGAGCGCCGGCAGGCGCGTTCCGCCCGTGGCATGAGAATGAGGTAA
- the hsdR gene encoding type I restriction-modification system endonuclease, translating to MVSNFAFLHEKFPELAELGMLAERYLRSDPQSCLMKAGLLCEGMIRVMFALDDITLPDHCDAVERIDILQRREVLPADVAAAFHLMRRARNRAAHEGVRLPEAKILYFLQITHSLCGWFFQTYGDESYRQLDFVAPQDVENSGPSPFESKEKAGQENALADQAVSRAAQAAAVPEDIRRKRAAVAAGKRHVSEAETRYLIDEQLRKVGWEADSETLRHSLGTRPQAGRNLAIAEWPTDSSVGNRGFADYALFAGTRLVGIIEAKAGHKDIPAVLDHQCKDYARHIRKEHLAHTIGEWRGFRVPFLFAANGRPYIRQYEEKSGIWFQDVRHASNAPQALHGWMSPTGLEELLERDIAQGDRRLEAMSADFLTDKNGLNLREYQLRAVEAAERAVKSGAQTVLLAMATGTGKTRTVLGMMYRFLKSERFRRILFLVDRNALGTQALDVFKDIKLEELHPLDEIYAINGLTDKAIDKEARVHVATVQGMVKRILYSEGSESMPSVTDYDLIIVDEAHRGYILDREMTDDEQLYRDQRDYQSKYREVIDYFQAVKIALTATPALQTTKIFGSPVFCYSYREAVIDGFLVDHDAPHQLSTTLSEQGIHYKHGDTVAVYDPLTGEVTNSRLLEDELDFDVDDFNKTVINENFNREILREIAKDIDPEDVSSGKTLIYAVNDHHADMIVRILKEIYAEELVDTDAVMKITGSIGNRKNIDAAIRRFKNESLPSIVVTVDLLTTGIDVPEITRLVFLRRVKSRILFEQMLGRATRLCPDIGKDHFEVYDAVGLYTVLEPVTSMKPVVSNPSVTFSQLLDGLETMEEPPQILNQINQIIAKLQRRKRSLTDELRQHFVDMAGDTPDTFIERVQERPSEAKALLLSKRDLFELIQSEDYAGRRPVVLSDTPDALTSHTRGYGKENLRPGDYLESFARFVREQRNAIAALNTICTRPADLSRASLKSLRLALGREGFTIRQLNSALSRMSNKDIAADIISLIRRYGINAELLGHEERIRRAVSRLKQAHSFSRVEEKWIDRMEKYLLNESVLSVHTFDESVIFRDKGGFAALNKLFRNQLESIVTELNTYLYDDGGLAA from the coding sequence ATGGTGTCCAACTTCGCGTTTCTACACGAAAAATTCCCGGAGCTGGCGGAACTCGGCATGCTGGCCGAACGCTATCTGCGTTCGGACCCGCAGTCCTGCCTGATGAAGGCGGGCCTGCTGTGCGAAGGCATGATCCGGGTCATGTTCGCCCTGGACGACATCACCCTGCCCGACCACTGCGACGCGGTGGAGCGCATCGACATTCTCCAGCGGCGCGAGGTGCTCCCCGCGGATGTCGCCGCCGCCTTCCACCTGATGCGCAGAGCCCGCAACAGGGCCGCCCATGAGGGAGTGAGGCTCCCCGAAGCAAAGATACTGTATTTTTTGCAGATCACGCACAGCCTGTGCGGGTGGTTTTTTCAGACCTACGGCGATGAATCCTATCGGCAACTGGATTTTGTCGCGCCTCAAGATGTTGAAAACTCCGGGCCGTCTCCGTTTGAATCAAAAGAGAAAGCCGGGCAGGAAAACGCCCTGGCGGATCAGGCTGTTTCCCGCGCAGCGCAGGCAGCTGCCGTGCCGGAAGACATCCGCCGCAAACGCGCCGCCGTTGCCGCGGGCAAGCGCCATGTGTCTGAAGCCGAAACCCGGTATCTCATTGACGAACAACTCAGAAAAGTGGGCTGGGAGGCGGATTCCGAAACCTTGCGCCATTCCCTCGGCACGCGACCGCAAGCCGGACGGAATCTGGCCATAGCCGAATGGCCCACGGATTCCTCTGTGGGCAACAGGGGTTTTGCCGACTATGCTCTGTTTGCGGGTACGCGGCTGGTGGGCATCATTGAGGCCAAGGCCGGCCACAAGGATATTCCCGCTGTGCTCGACCATCAGTGTAAGGACTACGCCCGCCATATCCGCAAGGAGCACCTGGCTCACACCATAGGCGAGTGGCGCGGCTTCCGCGTGCCCTTTCTCTTTGCCGCCAACGGCAGACCCTATATCCGGCAATACGAGGAAAAATCCGGCATCTGGTTTCAGGACGTGCGCCATGCTTCCAATGCGCCCCAGGCCCTGCACGGCTGGATGAGTCCCACCGGTCTGGAAGAGCTTCTGGAGCGCGATATTGCCCAGGGCGACCGACGCCTTGAAGCCATGTCCGCCGACTTTCTTACCGATAAAAACGGCCTCAATCTGCGTGAGTACCAGCTCCGCGCCGTCGAGGCGGCCGAGCGGGCCGTGAAGAGCGGGGCGCAAACGGTTCTGCTGGCCATGGCCACGGGGACGGGGAAAACCCGGACAGTGCTGGGCATGATGTACCGCTTTTTGAAAAGCGAACGTTTCCGTCGCATCCTGTTCCTTGTGGATCGCAATGCCCTGGGCACGCAGGCTCTGGATGTATTCAAGGACATCAAGCTTGAGGAACTGCATCCCCTGGACGAGATTTACGCCATCAACGGGCTGACGGATAAAGCAATCGACAAGGAAGCCCGTGTCCACGTCGCCACTGTGCAGGGCATGGTCAAACGCATTCTGTACAGTGAAGGCAGCGAGTCCATGCCGTCGGTCACCGACTATGATCTGATCATCGTGGATGAAGCGCACCGGGGCTATATTCTTGACCGGGAAATGACCGACGACGAGCAGTTGTACCGCGATCAGCGCGACTACCAGAGCAAATACCGCGAGGTCATCGACTATTTTCAGGCGGTCAAAATCGCTCTGACGGCCACGCCCGCGCTCCAGACCACGAAGATTTTCGGATCGCCCGTGTTCTGCTACTCCTACCGGGAGGCGGTCATTGACGGATTCCTGGTGGACCATGACGCGCCGCACCAGCTCAGCACGACTCTCAGTGAGCAGGGTATTCACTACAAACACGGCGATACAGTGGCCGTTTATGATCCGCTTACCGGCGAAGTTACCAACAGCCGACTGCTGGAAGACGAGCTTGATTTTGACGTGGACGACTTCAACAAGACCGTGATCAATGAGAACTTCAACCGCGAGATTTTGCGGGAAATAGCCAAAGACATTGATCCCGAAGATGTTTCCTCCGGAAAGACGCTCATTTATGCCGTCAATGACCATCACGCGGACATGATCGTCCGCATCCTCAAGGAGATCTACGCCGAGGAACTGGTGGATACGGATGCCGTCATGAAGATCACCGGCAGCATCGGCAATCGCAAGAATATTGATGCGGCCATACGGCGCTTCAAGAATGAAAGTCTCCCCAGCATCGTCGTGACGGTGGATCTGCTCACCACCGGTATCGACGTGCCCGAAATTACCCGCCTTGTCTTCCTACGCAGGGTAAAATCCCGCATTCTGTTTGAGCAGATGCTGGGCCGCGCCACCAGGCTCTGCCCGGACATCGGAAAAGACCATTTTGAAGTGTACGACGCCGTGGGCCTGTACACGGTTCTTGAACCGGTTACCAGCATGAAACCGGTGGTCAGCAATCCGTCGGTTACTTTTTCCCAACTTCTGGACGGGCTGGAGACAATGGAGGAACCTCCGCAAATCCTGAACCAGATCAACCAGATCATTGCCAAACTGCAACGCCGCAAGCGCTCCCTGACGGATGAACTCAGGCAGCACTTTGTCGATATGGCCGGTGACACGCCCGATACCTTCATCGAGCGCGTACAGGAGCGCCCGAGTGAGGCAAAGGCCCTGTTGCTGTCCAAACGCGATTTGTTTGAGCTTATTCAGAGTGAAGACTATGCGGGCCGCCGCCCCGTCGTTCTTTCCGATACGCCGGATGCGCTCACCAGCCATACGCGGGGTTACGGCAAGGAGAATCTTCGCCCCGGCGACTATCTGGAATCCTTTGCCCGTTTTGTGCGGGAACAGCGCAACGCGATAGCGGCCCTGAACACCATTTGCACGCGCCCGGCCGACCTCAGCCGCGCAAGCCTCAAGAGCTTGCGTCTGGCTCTGGGACGGGAAGGCTTTACCATCCGGCAGCTTAATTCCGCCCTTTCCCGGATGAGCAACAAAGATATTGCCGCCGACATCATCAGCCTGATCCGCCGCTACGGTATCAATGCCGAACTTCTGGGGCACGAGGAGCGCATCCGCCGCGCCGTGTCCCGGCTGAAGCAGGCGCACAGTTTTTCCAGAGTCGAAGAGAAATGGATCGACCGCATGGAAAAATATCTGCTCAATGAATCCGTCCTCTC